One window from the genome of Candidatus Didemnitutus sp. encodes:
- a CDS encoding carbamoyltransferase produces MTAILGISAFYHDSAAALVIDGEIVAAAQEERFTRKKHDARFPQHAADFCLRRAGLTAAQIDHVVYYEKPLLKFERLLETYLAFAPRGFKSFFQAAPVWLHEKLQLTRAMNDGLGGAYRRPYVFTEHHEAHAASAFFPSPFDEAAILTVDGVGEWATASLGVGRGNRVELTHELRFPHSLGLLYSAFTYFCGFKVNSGEYKLMGLAPYGTPRYVDLILEKLVELRPDGSFRLALEYFDYCTGLTMTSRKFDALFGGPPRRPEAPLTEREFDLAASVQKVTEEIYLRMARQLHAQTGLKNLCLAGGVALNCVGNGRLLREGPFENIWIQPAAGDAGGALGAALFVWHQLLEKPRVPGVRDSQHGSLLGPDFAAAEIEATLRGAGAVYRHAADEAALCEETARLIADGKVVGWVQGRMEYGPRALGGRSILGDARRAEMQATMNLKIKFRESFRPFAPVVLAEHAADHFALPRGVESPYMLLVAPVREERRRAPAGATAGLARVNEVRSDLPAITHVDYSARIQTVDTERHPRFRRLLEAFHRATGCPAMINTSFNVRSEPIVCTPADAYRCFMATDMDALVVGDFILRKEEQPAANRVDVRAHLRNFEID; encoded by the coding sequence ATGACGGCGATCCTCGGCATTTCCGCGTTCTACCACGACTCGGCAGCGGCGCTGGTGATCGACGGCGAGATCGTCGCGGCGGCGCAGGAGGAGCGTTTCACGCGAAAGAAGCACGACGCCCGCTTCCCGCAGCACGCGGCGGATTTCTGCCTGCGACGCGCGGGGCTTACAGCCGCGCAGATCGATCACGTCGTTTACTACGAGAAGCCGCTGCTGAAGTTCGAGCGGTTGCTCGAGACCTACCTCGCGTTCGCACCGCGCGGCTTCAAATCGTTCTTCCAGGCGGCGCCAGTGTGGTTGCATGAAAAACTGCAGCTCACGCGCGCGATGAACGACGGACTCGGCGGCGCGTATCGGCGTCCCTATGTGTTCACGGAGCATCACGAGGCGCACGCGGCGAGCGCGTTCTTTCCCTCGCCGTTCGACGAGGCGGCGATTCTCACGGTCGATGGTGTCGGCGAGTGGGCGACCGCGAGTCTCGGCGTTGGGCGCGGAAACCGGGTGGAGCTGACGCACGAACTGCGTTTCCCCCACTCGCTCGGGCTGCTGTATTCGGCGTTCACGTATTTCTGCGGCTTCAAGGTGAACAGCGGCGAATACAAGCTCATGGGCCTCGCGCCCTACGGCACGCCGCGTTACGTGGATCTCATTCTCGAAAAACTCGTCGAGCTGCGGCCGGATGGATCGTTCCGGCTCGCGCTGGAGTATTTCGACTACTGCACCGGGCTGACGATGACGTCGCGGAAGTTCGACGCGCTCTTCGGCGGGCCGCCGCGTCGACCGGAAGCGCCGTTGACGGAGCGCGAGTTCGATCTCGCGGCGTCGGTGCAGAAGGTGACCGAGGAAATTTATCTGCGCATGGCGCGGCAGCTCCACGCGCAGACCGGGTTGAAAAACCTCTGTCTCGCAGGCGGCGTGGCGTTGAATTGCGTGGGCAACGGCCGGCTGCTGCGCGAGGGGCCGTTCGAGAATATCTGGATCCAGCCCGCGGCGGGCGACGCGGGCGGCGCGCTCGGTGCGGCGCTGTTCGTCTGGCATCAGCTGCTGGAGAAGCCGCGTGTGCCGGGTGTGCGTGACAGCCAACACGGGTCGTTGCTCGGGCCGGATTTCGCGGCGGCGGAGATCGAGGCGACGTTACGCGGTGCGGGCGCGGTGTATCGGCACGCAGCGGACGAGGCGGCGCTGTGCGAGGAGACGGCGCGGTTGATCGCGGACGGCAAGGTCGTCGGCTGGGTGCAAGGCCGCATGGAATACGGCCCGCGCGCACTCGGTGGGCGCAGTATTCTCGGCGATGCGCGGCGCGCGGAGATGCAGGCGACGATGAACCTGAAGATTAAATTCCGGGAGTCGTTCCGGCCGTTCGCCCCGGTGGTGCTGGCGGAGCACGCGGCGGATCACTTCGCGCTGCCGCGCGGCGTGGAGAGTCCCTACATGCTGCTCGTCGCGCCGGTGCGCGAGGAACGGCGGCGCGCGCCCGCGGGTGCGACGGCGGGCTTGGCCCGCGTGAACGAGGTGCGCTCGGACTTGCCCGCCATCACGCACGTCGACTACAGCGCGCGCATCCAGACGGTCGACACGGAGCGGCATCCGCGTTTCCGGAGGCTGCTCGAGGCGTTTCACCGCGCGACGGGTTGTCCGGCGATGATCAACACGAGCTTCAACGTGCGCAGCGAGCCGATCGTCTGCACGCCAGCGGATGCCTATCGGTGTTTCATGGCGACGGACATGGATGCGCTCGTCGTCGGGGATTTTATTCTGCGCAAGGAAGAGCAGCCGGCGGCGAACCGCGTGGATGTGCGCGCGCATTTGAGGAACTTCGAAATCGACTGA
- a CDS encoding TerB N-terminal domain-containing protein — protein MRWLPANTSIDLHSHTLPSGLIYVQGGACDIFEPSAINVDLEVSSPKSALGLELPYWPAYAFITPAQRGAYLEWLANGRRDANPATRNFGYLFLFFYGLERRVLIEKDYAPEIGHEIANLVTLYAPHGRSKSLPSYFCQLLHFWAHRQGESRYAELWPWILGLEQGVVDEDELHLILGNLATRGERAPAEVAREIAYHDPDAVRSNVTTRSPEDFRRMFGERFAAEFPHGLALQPGSRPVRIRYRPASSALRDPADSGELDAITQFAEIPAAERTRLVALWNECCRSLLGYMRAKARAVGKSVDLATLAALPSELRRSEAAGPAAQLAEFLTTAAKDGDFHFSTAAPLFAFFGEAARDTYTLTQSRNLAAALDTLGWQIEPDPRHHSASLAAEQEIVLFRGADASLSPDFLGHCGAVQLAVFIAGADGSFDLRENEVISLLVDHSSVSVHERGRLRAWTALLNRNQDSAPASVTKIAKAVPAEKAQAVAQMLCRIASADGIVTKTEDRALQRIFKALGLSAALQDEFERYLAGFGEAQVTTAEPEEPGEPIPGATPATSTFTIDRERLRQLTAETREVIHILSVAMAEAEPTATAEPSNPPTGVAPDYPSRVPPAALVAAAIPAWCATLPPMYAPLLVRLVAQSDPWPRAEFDAAARAANVMPDAAYSAINEWADDTLGDFLLVGEDPVELQRELLSHDARTQNQTA, from the coding sequence ATGCGCTGGTTGCCGGCGAACACATCCATCGATCTCCACAGTCATACGCTGCCGTCGGGCCTGATCTACGTCCAAGGCGGCGCTTGCGACATCTTCGAACCCTCCGCGATCAACGTCGATTTGGAGGTCAGCTCCCCCAAATCCGCGCTCGGCCTCGAGCTGCCCTATTGGCCGGCTTACGCCTTCATCACGCCAGCGCAACGCGGTGCTTATCTCGAATGGCTCGCCAACGGCCGCCGCGATGCAAATCCCGCAACCCGCAACTTCGGTTATCTCTTTCTGTTCTTCTACGGTCTCGAACGCCGTGTGCTGATCGAGAAGGACTACGCACCGGAAATCGGCCATGAAATCGCCAATCTCGTCACGCTCTACGCGCCACACGGTCGCTCGAAATCGTTGCCGAGCTACTTCTGTCAGCTTCTGCATTTCTGGGCTCATCGCCAAGGCGAGTCGCGCTACGCCGAACTCTGGCCTTGGATTCTCGGACTCGAACAGGGTGTCGTCGACGAGGACGAGCTGCACCTGATCCTTGGCAATCTCGCTACCCGCGGCGAGCGCGCGCCAGCCGAAGTCGCGCGCGAAATCGCTTATCACGATCCCGACGCCGTGCGCTCGAACGTCACGACGCGGTCACCCGAAGATTTCCGCCGGATGTTCGGCGAGCGTTTCGCCGCGGAGTTTCCGCACGGGCTGGCGCTCCAACCCGGATCGCGTCCCGTCCGCATCCGTTATCGTCCGGCGAGCTCGGCGTTGCGCGATCCTGCCGATTCCGGCGAACTCGACGCGATCACGCAGTTCGCTGAGATCCCCGCTGCCGAACGCACGCGCTTGGTCGCGCTCTGGAACGAATGTTGCCGCAGCCTCCTAGGCTACATGCGCGCAAAGGCACGCGCCGTCGGCAAATCCGTCGATCTGGCCACGCTCGCCGCGCTCCCCTCCGAATTGCGTCGATCGGAGGCGGCCGGCCCCGCCGCTCAACTCGCGGAATTTCTCACCACCGCCGCCAAGGACGGCGATTTTCATTTCAGCACGGCGGCGCCGCTCTTCGCCTTTTTTGGCGAGGCTGCGCGCGACACCTACACGCTCACTCAGTCCCGAAATCTCGCCGCCGCTCTCGACACTCTCGGATGGCAGATCGAGCCCGACCCGCGGCATCACAGCGCTTCGCTCGCGGCCGAACAGGAAATCGTGCTCTTCCGTGGCGCCGACGCGTCGCTCTCGCCGGACTTTCTCGGCCATTGCGGCGCCGTGCAACTCGCGGTGTTCATCGCGGGCGCCGACGGCTCCTTCGATCTCCGCGAAAATGAGGTCATCTCGCTCCTCGTCGACCACTCCTCCGTTTCCGTTCACGAGCGTGGCCGTCTGCGCGCCTGGACCGCCCTCCTGAATCGCAACCAGGATAGCGCCCCCGCCAGCGTGACGAAAATCGCCAAAGCCGTGCCCGCAGAGAAAGCGCAAGCGGTGGCGCAGATGCTTTGCCGCATCGCTTCCGCCGACGGCATCGTCACCAAAACCGAAGACCGCGCGCTCCAACGCATCTTCAAGGCTCTCGGGCTCTCCGCGGCGCTCCAGGACGAATTCGAACGTTATCTTGCTGGATTTGGCGAGGCGCAGGTTACCACCGCCGAACCCGAAGAACCCGGCGAACCGATTCCCGGCGCGACGCCGGCAACATCGACCTTCACCATCGACCGCGAACGCCTCCGGCAGCTCACGGCCGAGACACGCGAAGTCATCCACATTCTTTCCGTCGCGATGGCCGAAGCCGAACCGACAGCCACGGCAGAGCCCTCCAACCCACCCACAGGGGTCGCGCCTGATTACCCTTCTCGCGTTCCTCCCGCAGCGCTCGTCGCGGCCGCGATCCCAGCGTGGTGCGCCACGCTCCCGCCGATGTATGCACCGCTGCTCGTCCGGCTCGTGGCACAATCCGACCCTTGGCCCCGCGCCGAATTCGACGCAGCCGCACGCGCCGCGAATGTGATGCCCGACGCCGCCTACTCCGCCATCAACGAGTGGGCCGACGACACGCTCGGCGACTTCCTCCTCGTTGGCGAAGACCCGGTGGAACTCCAACGCGAACTCCTTTCTCATGACGCACGCACTCAAAATCAAACCGCGTGA
- a CDS encoding ATP-binding protein: MTHALKIKPRERDAVLQSLQAGLVPKIGLHLIQVGRKQEVSAMLKDLERIESGGAAFRVIVGRFGAGKSFFLTLTRNLALQKRLVVASADITMDRRLQASGGQARALYSELVRNIATKAKPEGGALRSVCEGWIVNVQHAVKSAGGTDEQVSQKIRADLRDLNDLVGGYAFAEVLAKYYEGFAAGNDALQTAALRWLRGEYSTKTEARQDLGVREIVDDENYYAVLKLLAAFVRKAGYAGLYVCLDEMVVLSHRLPSSRARQTNYETLLTILNDCFQGGAEGIGFLLAGTDEFLEDRRRGLFSYEALRSRLADNQFATGGVTDLAGPVIRLPSLTAEDLFVLLSNIVNVHASGDPARRLVGDDAIEAVLHRANEVLGAEFFKTPRDVVRSFVGLINLLEQNPGTDWHALVKADFIRKPSAPLSAEEAVAAGEVAAEIDSDDLTAFKL; encoded by the coding sequence ATGACGCACGCACTCAAAATCAAACCGCGTGAACGCGACGCCGTTCTCCAGTCGCTCCAAGCCGGCCTCGTGCCGAAGATCGGCCTGCATCTCATCCAAGTCGGCCGCAAGCAGGAGGTCTCCGCGATGCTCAAGGACCTCGAGCGCATCGAAAGCGGCGGCGCCGCGTTCCGCGTGATCGTGGGGCGCTTCGGTGCGGGCAAAAGCTTCTTTCTCACACTCACACGCAACCTCGCCCTGCAAAAGCGCCTCGTCGTCGCTTCCGCCGACATCACGATGGATCGACGGCTTCAAGCCTCGGGCGGCCAGGCACGCGCGCTCTATTCCGAACTCGTGCGCAATATCGCCACCAAGGCCAAACCGGAAGGCGGCGCGCTCCGCTCCGTTTGCGAAGGCTGGATCGTCAACGTCCAACATGCGGTCAAATCCGCCGGCGGCACCGACGAACAAGTCTCGCAAAAAATTCGTGCCGATCTCCGCGACCTCAACGACCTCGTCGGCGGCTATGCTTTCGCCGAGGTGCTCGCGAAATACTACGAAGGCTTCGCGGCCGGCAACGACGCCCTCCAGACCGCCGCGCTGCGCTGGCTCCGTGGTGAATACTCCACGAAGACCGAAGCCCGGCAGGATCTCGGCGTCCGCGAGATCGTCGACGACGAGAATTACTACGCGGTGCTGAAACTCCTCGCCGCATTCGTCCGCAAAGCCGGTTACGCCGGCCTCTACGTCTGCCTCGACGAAATGGTCGTGCTTTCTCATCGCCTGCCCAGCTCCCGCGCCCGGCAGACCAACTACGAGACGTTGCTCACCATCCTGAACGATTGCTTCCAAGGCGGCGCTGAGGGCATCGGATTTCTCCTCGCAGGCACGGACGAGTTTCTCGAAGACCGGCGCCGCGGCCTGTTCAGTTACGAAGCGCTGCGCTCGCGCTTGGCGGATAACCAATTCGCGACCGGCGGCGTCACCGATCTCGCCGGCCCCGTCATCCGTCTTCCGAGCCTGACCGCCGAGGATCTGTTCGTGCTCCTTTCAAACATCGTGAACGTCCACGCGAGCGGTGATCCCGCCCGACGTCTCGTCGGTGACGATGCGATCGAAGCCGTCCTGCACCGCGCCAACGAAGTGCTCGGCGCCGAATTCTTCAAAACCCCGCGCGATGTCGTGCGCTCATTCGTCGGCCTGATCAATCTGCTCGAACAAAACCCCGGCACCGACTGGCACGCTCTCGTGAAGGCCGATTTCATTCGCAAGCCCTCTGCGCCACTCTCCGCCGAAGAAGCCGTGGCCGCCGGGGAAGTCGCCGCCGAAATCGACAGCGACGATCTCACGGCCTTCAAGCTCTGA
- a CDS encoding DEAD/DEAH box helicase, with protein sequence MAEPAFHLLSPGVQQAIHRLRWTSLRPIQTTAIHTLLESEDDAIVTAPTAGGKTEAAFLPILSRLDEQRSRVAIYVSPLKALINDQWRRLDALCADLEIPIRRWHGDVSVTEKKAFREHPSGVVLITPESLESNFVNYGRALPRIYAQTAFIVIDELHVFIDGVRGMHLRSLIARLCASAGCSPRLVGLSATLGEPTLAQQFLRPDAPERVRLIAEAGRSRDIRLGLRAYLERPRLQEGAKLVRRLTPAEAGVVAPNVIGQAWQSATPIADLGPSLGLPPREADTLPRDAIDDIADDVAAHFQDGKNLLFGNSRRTLEELADLLHAKARAGQWRHDPFHVHHGSLARSVREEVEATLRETAVPTTALCTSTLELGIDLGDVRTVGQIDPPWSVAAAMQRLGRSGRRGDAARMRFYVRDETPRVDSSLTDLLYPRLLRTLAVVRLMLARWVEAPATERLHLSTLVHQIMSVLRQTGGVPADALFDQLCRRGPFRRVNQPLFVRILRGLAAHAVIEQVPSGEIILALHGERLTAEHDFYAAFASNEVFTVRHGDETVGEMPADTVPPETQCFILNGRRWRVDQVSPAEKTVWVAPTTERVPPLFVGEGGEIDSRIFAEMRSLLNSDELPRFADTAALQLLAAARRAARASGASNSGIVPTGKVVLWYPWVGTKTFRTLRLLLECAGHDYHYDELCLAIAAPSVSSFREIIVGLSQAHFSAVELAARMEVKSFDKYDELLPPDVVDEMNASDRIDLPGAFAAINHAVRTSAELWR encoded by the coding sequence GTGGCCGAGCCGGCCTTCCATTTGCTGAGCCCCGGCGTTCAGCAGGCGATTCACCGCCTGCGCTGGACGTCACTGCGCCCGATCCAGACCACCGCGATTCACACGCTGCTCGAATCCGAAGACGACGCGATCGTCACCGCGCCCACCGCCGGCGGCAAAACCGAGGCCGCGTTCCTGCCGATTCTCTCCCGCCTCGACGAACAACGCAGCCGCGTCGCGATCTACGTCAGCCCCTTGAAGGCGCTGATCAACGACCAATGGCGCCGGCTCGACGCGCTGTGCGCGGACCTAGAGATTCCCATTCGCCGCTGGCACGGCGACGTCTCCGTGACGGAGAAAAAGGCGTTCCGCGAACACCCGTCCGGCGTCGTGCTCATCACCCCCGAGTCGCTTGAGTCCAACTTCGTCAATTACGGCCGAGCACTGCCGCGCATCTACGCGCAAACCGCCTTTATTGTGATCGACGAACTGCACGTGTTCATCGATGGCGTGCGCGGCATGCACCTCCGCAGCCTTATCGCGCGACTTTGCGCTTCAGCCGGATGCTCGCCGCGCCTCGTCGGTCTTTCCGCCACTCTGGGCGAACCCACGCTCGCGCAACAATTCCTCCGCCCCGACGCCCCCGAGCGCGTGCGCCTCATCGCCGAAGCAGGCCGGAGCCGCGACATCCGCCTCGGCCTGCGCGCCTATCTCGAACGTCCGCGTCTTCAGGAAGGGGCAAAACTTGTCCGCCGCCTCACGCCCGCCGAAGCCGGCGTCGTTGCGCCGAACGTGATCGGCCAGGCTTGGCAATCCGCCACTCCGATTGCCGATCTCGGCCCGAGCCTCGGCCTGCCCCCGCGCGAGGCAGACACACTGCCGCGCGACGCCATCGATGACATTGCGGATGACGTCGCCGCACATTTCCAGGACGGCAAGAACCTCCTTTTCGGCAACAGCCGCCGCACGCTCGAAGAGCTGGCGGACCTCCTCCATGCGAAAGCGCGCGCCGGACAATGGCGGCACGATCCGTTTCACGTTCATCATGGATCGCTCGCCCGCAGTGTGCGCGAAGAAGTCGAGGCAACCTTGCGCGAAACCGCGGTGCCCACCACCGCGCTCTGCACGAGCACGCTCGAACTCGGTATCGATCTCGGCGATGTCCGCACCGTCGGCCAGATCGATCCACCGTGGAGCGTCGCCGCCGCGATGCAACGCCTCGGCCGCTCCGGCCGGCGCGGCGACGCCGCCCGCATGCGTTTCTACGTGCGCGACGAGACTCCCCGCGTCGATTCGAGTCTAACTGACCTGCTCTACCCGCGCCTGCTGCGCACGCTCGCGGTCGTTCGTCTGATGCTGGCTCGCTGGGTCGAAGCGCCAGCTACGGAACGCCTCCACCTCAGCACGCTCGTTCATCAAATAATGAGCGTGCTGCGCCAGACCGGCGGCGTGCCGGCCGACGCGCTCTTCGATCAACTTTGCCGGCGCGGACCGTTTCGCCGTGTGAACCAGCCGCTCTTCGTCCGCATTCTGCGCGGACTAGCGGCGCACGCCGTCATCGAGCAAGTTCCTTCCGGTGAAATCATCCTCGCTCTCCACGGCGAGCGCCTGACCGCTGAGCACGACTTCTACGCCGCCTTCGCATCGAACGAAGTGTTCACGGTTCGGCATGGCGACGAGACCGTCGGCGAAATGCCCGCCGACACCGTCCCGCCGGAGACACAGTGCTTCATCCTCAACGGCCGCCGCTGGCGCGTCGATCAAGTCAGCCCAGCCGAAAAAACGGTGTGGGTCGCACCGACCACCGAACGTGTGCCGCCGCTATTCGTCGGCGAAGGCGGCGAGATCGACAGCCGCATCTTCGCCGAGATGCGCAGCCTGCTGAACTCCGACGAACTGCCGCGCTTCGCCGACACCGCTGCGCTTCAACTCCTCGCTGCCGCCCGCCGCGCGGCCCGAGCGAGCGGCGCGTCGAATTCCGGTATCGTTCCGACCGGCAAAGTCGTCCTTTGGTATCCTTGGGTTGGCACAAAAACTTTCCGCACCCTACGACTCCTCCTCGAATGCGCCGGCCACGATTATCACTACGATGAACTTTGTCTCGCCATCGCCGCTCCGAGCGTGAGTTCGTTCCGGGAGATTATTGTCGGACTGAGCCAGGCTCATTTCTCCGCGGTCGAACTCGCCGCGCGGATGGAGGTGAAATCCTTCGACAAATACGACGAGCTCCTGCCTCCCGACGTCGTCGACGAGATGAACGCCTCCGATCGCATTGATCTGCCCGGCGCCTTCGCTGCGATTAACCACGCTGTGCGCACGTCCGCGGAGCTTTGGCGTTGA
- a CDS encoding sigma-54-dependent Fis family transcriptional regulator, whose product MRSETALPAGSEVLLLEDDAALRKRLAAYLRSLGCEIAEAADLASARRLLADLRFDFALVDLHLPDGDVLELFRRGAFSENTAVVVMTAFGGVREAVEAMRLGASDYLAKPFEFDQLPLALLRGRRGHIAARREEHREAPEEFFFGEKLAGLRTQLDSILAALARLEQRLPPVLIEGETGTGKSLLARWLHAHGPRATQPFVRVNCAALPEQLAESELFGHERGAFTDAKKGRLGLFEAADGGTLFLDEIGSLSLATQAKILTAIDDGKIRRLGATRETAVDAHLIVANNQPLDALVRAGQFREDLYHRLHLLHVTLPPLRERGSDIVPLARHLLARLAQRHRRGSTAFSPAAERALVAHGWPGNLRELSHEIERALIFSSGPTLDLATLSAPAEPADNASTATATWRNPAWRIPENGFALDDVIESLVTDALRETDNNVSAAARRLGVTREFLRYRLAARRQTPPASGG is encoded by the coding sequence ATGCGCTCCGAAACTGCGCTCCCTGCCGGCAGCGAGGTGCTCCTCCTCGAGGACGACGCCGCGCTGCGCAAACGCCTCGCGGCCTACCTCCGCTCGCTCGGTTGCGAGATCGCCGAAGCCGCCGATCTCGCAAGCGCGCGCCGCCTGCTCGCGGACCTGCGCTTCGATTTCGCGCTCGTCGACCTGCACCTGCCCGACGGCGATGTGCTCGAACTTTTCCGGCGCGGCGCGTTCTCGGAAAACACCGCCGTCGTCGTGATGACCGCCTTCGGCGGCGTGCGCGAGGCGGTCGAGGCGATGCGGCTCGGCGCGAGCGATTATCTGGCCAAGCCCTTCGAGTTCGACCAGCTGCCGCTCGCGCTCCTGCGTGGCCGCCGCGGACACATCGCCGCGCGCCGCGAGGAACATCGCGAGGCGCCGGAGGAGTTCTTCTTCGGCGAGAAACTCGCCGGCCTCCGCACGCAGCTCGACTCGATTCTCGCCGCGCTCGCCCGCCTCGAACAGCGCCTGCCGCCCGTGCTCATCGAGGGCGAAACCGGCACCGGCAAGAGCCTGCTCGCCCGCTGGCTCCACGCCCACGGCCCGCGCGCCACGCAGCCCTTCGTGCGCGTGAACTGCGCGGCGCTCCCCGAGCAACTCGCCGAGTCGGAACTCTTCGGCCACGAACGCGGCGCGTTCACCGACGCGAAGAAGGGCCGCCTCGGTCTCTTCGAGGCCGCGGACGGCGGCACGCTGTTTCTCGACGAGATCGGCTCCCTCTCGCTCGCGACGCAGGCGAAGATTCTCACTGCCATCGACGACGGGAAAATCCGCCGCCTCGGCGCGACCCGCGAGACCGCCGTCGACGCGCACCTCATCGTCGCCAACAACCAGCCGCTCGACGCGCTGGTGCGCGCCGGCCAATTCCGCGAAGACCTCTACCACCGGCTCCACCTCCTGCACGTGACGCTTCCGCCGCTGCGCGAGCGCGGCAGCGACATCGTGCCACTCGCGCGCCACCTGCTCGCCCGCCTCGCCCAACGCCACCGCCGCGGCAGCACCGCGTTCTCGCCCGCCGCCGAACGCGCACTCGTCGCTCATGGCTGGCCCGGCAACCTCCGCGAGCTGTCGCACGAGATCGAACGCGCGCTCATCTTCAGCAGCGGCCCCACACTCGACCTCGCGACCCTGAGCGCCCCCGCCGAGCCAGCCGACAACGCCTCCACCGCGACGGCAACCTGGCGCAACCCCGCCTGGCGCATTCCGGAGAACGGCTTCGCGCTCGACGATGTGATCGAGTCGCTCGTGACCGACGCCCTGCGCGAGACGGACAACAACGTCTCCGCCGCCGCGCGCCGCCTCGGCGTCACCCGCGAGTTCCTCCGCTATCGCCTCGCCGCGCGCCGGCAAACGCCGCCGGCGAGTGGGGGCTGA